The following is a genomic window from Rhodoferax sp. PAMC 29310.
GCAGGCTGGCAAGCATAAAGGACGTTTTGAGTGAGTTCAGGAGAGAAAACCAAGTTTAGAGGGAAGCTCAATAGAAAGGTTGAATTTGCTTAAGGTTGGCTTTGACCTCATCGGTCAACACAAATCCATGACCATAGCTTGCCGCCAGCTCGCTGCAACGATGGGCGAAGGCCTCAATGCCCATACCGTAAATAAACTGCAGGGAGCCCCCCGTCCAGGCTGGAAATCCGATGCCGAAGATGGAACCCACATTGGCTTCATGCACGCTGGTCAACACTCCCTCGGCAAGGCAGCGTGCCGTTTCCACTGCCTGGCGGTAAAGAAGACGGTCTTTGAGATCCGTGATGTTCCAGGTCGTTTCATCCTTTTCAAACAATGGTTTGAGTTGCGGCCAGAGAATTTTTTTAGCGCCCTTCTCTGGCGGGTACTCATAGAACCCGGCACCACCGGACCTGCCAGGTCGCTTGTGCTGGCGCACCATGTCGGCCAACAGCAGTTCGCCGGCTGAGGCGACATAGCTCCGACCTTCGGCCTCACAGTCGGCTCTGGCCTGGTCCATCACGTGCAGGCTCAAGGTCAATGTTGTCTCGTCCAACACTGCCAGTGGCCCCACCGGCATGCCGCATTGAATGCCGGCGTTTTCAATGGCCGGGGCGGGAATGCCCTCGCTCAGCATGGCCACGCCTTCCATCACAAAGGTGCCAAACACCCGGCTGGTGAAGAAACCCTGGCCATCGTTGACCACAATGGGCAGTTTGCCCAGCGCCTGCACGTAGTCAAAGGCCTTGGCTACAGTGTCGTCGCTGGTTTGGGGGCCCCGAATGATCTCTACCAGCTTCATTTTGTCGACCGGGCTGAAAAAGTGGATGCCTATGAACTTCTCAGGCGCCGCGCTGGCCTGGGCCAAGCCACCAATGGGCAATGTTGAGGTATTGGAGGCAAAGAAGCCATCGGATGCCAACAGGGGCTCGGCCTCCTGCGTGACCTGAGCCTTGAGTGCGCGGTTCTCCACCACCGTCTCAATAATCAAGTCACAACCGTTGAGGTCGCTCGCTTGCTCGGTGGTCTGAATCAGCGACAAATGCTGGGCCTGCTGTGCGGCACTCATGCGGCCTTTGGTCACGCGCGACTGGGTGAGCTTGGTGCTGTAGGCCTTGCCCGCCTCGGCCTTTTCCAGCGTGATGTCCTTGAGCACAGTGGCCATGCCACGGCTGGCCTGCGCATAGGCGATGCCCGCCCCCATCATGCCGGCGCCCAGCAAGCCCACCTTCTGCGGCTTGAAGCGCGATGTTTTCCCCGGGCGTGACTGGCCGCTTTTGACCGAGTTCAGGTTGAAGAAGAAAGTGTTGACCATGGCGCGGGCATTGGCCCCCGTCATGAGTTGGGCAAGGTAGCGGCTCTCAATGCGCAGCGCCGTGGGCACATCCACCTGGAGCCCTTCCACCATGCAGGCCAGAATCGCCTCCGGAGCAGGGTAGAGCCCACGTGTTTGTTGCTTGATCATGGCCGGCGCCACGGCCAGCATGGCGGCCACCTTGGGGTTGGCCGGGGTACCGCCCGGTACTTT
Proteins encoded in this region:
- a CDS encoding 3-hydroxyacyl-CoA dehydrogenase NAD-binding domain-containing protein, encoding MKTIHYNLQDGIATVTFDEPNSPVNTMCLQWQDDLAELSEQVLKDKNSIRGLLLTSAKTTFFAGADLKGVMRLQASDAAAVFAGIERVKHHFRTLETLGKPVVSCLNGTALGGGWEVALVGHHRISIDDSKIQFGLPEVTLGLLPGASGVTKMTRQLGLMGAQPYLVEGKLFSPQKALELGLVHELIPQSSNAAADMHERALAWIAAHPVAQHPWEAKDYKVPGGTPANPKVAAMLAVAPAMIKQQTRGLYPAPEAILACMVEGLQVDVPTALRIESRYLAQLMTGANARAMVNTFFFNLNSVKSGQSRPGKTSRFKPQKVGLLGAGMMGAGIAYAQASRGMATVLKDITLEKAEAGKAYSTKLTQSRVTKGRMSAAQQAQHLSLIQTTEQASDLNGCDLIIETVVENRALKAQVTQEAEPLLASDGFFASNTSTLPIGGLAQASAAPEKFIGIHFFSPVDKMKLVEIIRGPQTSDDTVAKAFDYVQALGKLPIVVNDGQGFFTSRVFGTFVMEGVAMLSEGIPAPAIENAGIQCGMPVGPLAVLDETTLTLSLHVMDQARADCEAEGRSYVASAGELLLADMVRQHKRPGRSGGAGFYEYPPEKGAKKILWPQLKPLFEKDETTWNITDLKDRLLYRQAVETARCLAEGVLTSVHEANVGSIFGIGFPAWTGGSLQFIYGMGIEAFAHRCSELAASYGHGFVLTDEVKANLKQIQPFY